Proteins encoded in a region of the Raphanus sativus cultivar WK10039 chromosome 8, ASM80110v3, whole genome shotgun sequence genome:
- the LOC108830088 gene encoding uncharacterized protein LOC108830088, whose amino-acid sequence MNPFIVSSTSSPPPVANHLAAKRKRGRPRKDASMTQPESSRGTTPKEVVNLVGKTVSGVVEGSFEAGFMINVKVKDSDKRLRGLVFARGKVVPVTPENDVAPHVKMIVREEIKNQTDDRDQSPNDQTVKDAVADSEMSECARALFLLPHGINGEDPKEVTEEREAATCLVEFFQTPETTTVTAQHSLVMARKETNEQHRSPGEARGFDLTAEEPFHPVEEVPPELQLGLGNKTILRGDDNKNSTAMEIDPKSSVSRNGFIANLFKGKEKVDY is encoded by the coding sequence ATGAATCCGTTCATCGTATCCTCCACAAGCTCACCTCCTCCTGTTGCTAATCATCTCGCGGCGAAGCGAAAGAGAGGCCGTCCACGTAAGGATGCATCCATGACCCAGCCAGAAAGTTCTCGAGGGACGACTCCAAAGGAGGTCGTTAATCTGGTTGGTAAGACTGTGTCTGGTGTGGTCGAAGGATCTTTCGAAGCCGGGTTCATGATTAATGTGAAGGTGAAAGACAGTGACAAGAGACTGAGAGGTCTTGTGTTCGCACGTGGGAAAGTCGTTCCTGTGACTCCAGAAAACGACGTGGCTCCTCATGTCAAAATGATCGTAAGAGAAGAGATCAAGAATCAGACAGATGATCGTGATCAATCTCCTAATGATCAGACAGTGAAAGATGCTGTCGCTGACTCGGAGATGTCTGAATGTGCACGAGCATTGTTTTTACTGCCACATGGAATAAATGGAGAAGACCCCAAGGAAGTTACGGAAGAAAGAGAAGCTGCTACTTGTTTGGTGGAGTTTTTTCAAACTCCAGAGACGACCACAGTGACTGCTCAACATAGTCTTGTCATGGCACGGAAAGAGACCAACGAGCAACATAGATCTCCTGGTGAGGCTCGTGGGTTTGATCTTACGGCGGAGGAACCGTTTCATCCGGTAGAGGAAGTACCGCCAGAGCTTCAGCTTGGACTTGGGAACAAGACAATATTGAGGGGAGACGACAACAAAAACAGCACCGCAATGGAGATAGATCCTAAAAGCTCTGTGTCCAGGAATGGCTTCATAGCGAACTTGtttaaaggaaaagaaaaggtCGACTATTAG
- the LOC108819424 gene encoding 15.4 kDa class V heat shock protein-like — protein sequence MDFQTIQPTQWECVQSSQSLSGNQTPQENRIRWSQSPDSHTFSVDLPGLRKEHIKVEIEDSIYLVIRTETTEIRSPVRSLKRKFRLPDSIDMIGISATYENGVLTLIVPKRVLRRRSFFIDPSDVPESLHVLARAA from the exons ATGGATTTTCAGACAATTCAGCCGACACAATGGGAGTGTGTTCAGTCTTCTCAATCTCTAAGTGGCAACCAAACTCCTCAAGAGAATCGTATCCGCTGGTCTCAGTCTCCAGATTCTCACACTTTCTCTGTTGATCTTCCTG gtttGAGGAAGGAACATATAAAAGTTGAGATCGAGGATTCAATATACTTAGTCATACGAACGGAAACAACAGAGATAAGATCGCCGGTTAGGAGTTTGAAGAGGAAGTTCCGGTTACCTGATTCGATAGATATGATCGGAATATCAGCTACTTATGAAAACGGTGTGTTGACTCTGATTGTACCAAAGAGGGTTTTGCGAAGGAGAAGTTTCTTCATTGATCCTTCTGATGTTCCCGAAAGTCTTCATGTTCTTGCAAGAGCTGCTTAA
- the LOC108819423 gene encoding uncharacterized protein LOC108819423: protein MYPSVKAKDKTVNCKESGSSLNSVYLQSRASENKKEEDLHIIVAKIPKIYIPSVLMPEGESKDMKKQIRGAEIERIQKHKISSVLRPRAVVSSPDNDALIGSINKSEESKAKKSLKSNGHVSNRVSQRKNIDINVTVSNRTVATKSGTRLKDHK, encoded by the exons A TGTATCCAAGCGTTAAAGCAAAAGACAAAACTGTTAACTGCAAGGAAAGTGGTTCTTCTCTGAACTCGGTTTATCTCCAATCTCGTGCCTCTG AGaataagaaagaagaagatttgCATATAATTGTGGCAAAGATTCCTAAGATATACATACCAAGTGTCCTCATGCCGGAAGGAGAATCCAAGGACATGAAAAAGCAGATCAGGGGAGCTGAAATCGAACGGattcaaaaacacaaaattagtTCTGTGTTACGCCCACGCGCTGTTGTATCAAGTCCTG ATAATGACGCATTGATTGGAAGCATAAACAAAAGCGAAGAGAGTAAAGCTAAGAAGAGTTTAAAGAGTAACGGTCATGTCTCAAACAGAGTTTCACAGCGTAAGAATATTGATATCAATGTGACGGTTTCTAATCGCACAGTCGCTACGAAATCGGGAACCCGTTTGAAGGATCACAAATGA
- the LOC108809489 gene encoding peptide methionine sulfoxide reductase B9-like gives MATTAILAAPSTGSVQKPDDEWRAVLSPEQFRVLREKGTEARFKGEYNKLYDEGTYACAGCATPLYKSTTKFDSGCGWPAFFDAIPGAIKQTLEPDGRRVEITCAKCDGHLGHVFKGEGFPTPKDERHCVNSVSLKFNSSETSS, from the exons ATGGCAACGACAGCAATATTGGCAGCTCCATCAACTGGATCTGTACAAAAACCTGATGATGAGTGGCGTGCCGTACTGTCTCCTGAACAATTTAGAGTTCTCAGGGAAAAGGGCACAGA agcCCGATTCAAAGGAGAATATAATAAACTGTACGACGAAGGAACATATGCCTGTGCTGGCTGTGCAACTCCTCTTTATAAGTCCACCACCAAGTTCGACTCTGGCTGTGGCTGGCCTGCCTTTTTCGACGCTATTCCCGGTGCCATTAAACAAACT CTGGAGCCAGATGGGAGAAGAGTTGAGATCACATGCGCAAAATGTGATGGACATTTAGGTCATGTTTTCAAAGGAGAAGGTTTCCCCACGCCTAAAGATGAGCGTCACTGCGTCAACAGTGTTTCTCTTAAGTTTAATTCTTCCGAAACTTCCTCCTGA